One Diospyros lotus cultivar Yz01 chromosome 1, ASM1463336v1, whole genome shotgun sequence genomic window carries:
- the LOC127790405 gene encoding protein FAR1-RELATED SEQUENCE 5-like: MSDIEGNPIVLAESFEDNEETFVNNEEITENNECTALEEESDLVPKVGMKFNEEKDVFEFYKRYAYDVGFPVKRRSSRKGDDDVLSWNSTTVVEAGGYENLTFVEKDCRNYIDQVRRLRLGEGDAAAIQTYFSKMQAFCLGFYFSVDLDEDGRLKNVFWADNRCRQAFKEFGDVVTFDTTYLTNRYDMPFAPFVGVNHHGQSTLFGCGIISNEDTRTFVWLFRTWLECMEDHASAGIITDQDRAMQNAIEIVFPNTKHRWCLRHILKKLPEKFGNHSCKPYILSGVHEMVYESQSPEEFEQNWNIFIEKYALHDNDWLSGLYKERCRWVPCFVRTSFWAGMSTTQRSEGMNAFFDGYVHSKTSLKQFVEQYERAMRCKVEKEFQADVRSFSQMVPCVSRLAIEKQFQEVYTIAKFKEFQEELTGKIYCSIVSTEEGPLGISCHMFEFKGIICRHAGTILIQNGVRSIPERYILRRWRRDVSRSYMRVKINYNGWISMPSQLRYDQLCSAFAKVADKVADDEERTRATMEWIQSQLNALSISNANPSYGGNIYAQHSMQEQVRSCGEIATASSKQIMDPICSQRKGAPRKLRRKGPLETRTKKAKLVSWNASHGVPMVPTSSKGHPYGHAFSALGRKEYALQNKLL; this comes from the exons ATGAGTGACATAG aaggAAATCCTATTGTGCTTGCAGAATCATTCGAAGATAATGAGGAAACTTTCGTTAATAATGAGGAAATTACCGAAAATAATGAGTGTACTGCGTTAGAAGAAGAGAGTGATCTTGTCCCTAAGGTTGGAATGAAGTTTAATGAGGAGAAAGAcgtttttgaattttacaaaagatatgcTTACGATGTGGGTTTTCCTGTTAAAAGAAGGAGTTCGAGGAAGGGTGATGACGACGTTCTAAG CTGGAATTCCACAACTGTTGTTGAAGCTGGTGGATATGAGAACCTGACGTTTGTGGAAAAGGATTGTAGAAATTACATTGATCAGGTGAGGAGGTTAAGACTTGGTGAAGGAGATGCTGCTGCTATTCAAACTTATTTTTCGAAGATGCAAGCCTTTTGTCTGGGTTTTTACTTCagtgtggatttggatgaagaTGGCAGATTGAAGAATGTCTTTTGGGCTGATAATAGGTGTAGACAAGCATTTAAGGAATTCGGCGATGTTGTCACATTTGACACCACATACTTAACCAATAGATACGACATGCCGTTTGCTCCATTCGTTGGTGTAAATCACCACGGACAATCGACACTGTTTGGATGTGGTATTATTTCCAATGAGGACACCAGGACTTTTGTGTGGTTGTTTAGGACATGGCTTGAGTGTATGGAGGATCATGCATCTGCAGGAATAATCACTGATCAAGATAGGGCTATGCAAAATGCTATTGAGATAGTCTTCCCTAACACAAAGCATAGATGGTGTCTACGACATATATTAAAGAAGTTACCAGAAAAATTTGGTAACCATAGTTGTAAGCCATATATTCTTTCAGGCGTACATGAGATGGTGTATGAATCACAGAGTCCTGAAGAATTCGAGCAGAACTGGAATATCTTCATTGAGAAATATGCACTGCATGACAATGATTGGTTGTCTGGACTTTACAAAGAACGATGTCGATGGGTCCCATGTTTTGTGAGAACTAGTTTTTGGGCAGGGATGTCAACAACGCAGCGGAGTGAGGGTATGAACGCATTCTTTGATGGATATGTACACTCGAAAACCTCATTGAAGCAATTCGTTGAACAATATGAGCGAGCAATGAGGTGTAAAGTTGAAAAGGAGTTTCAGGCCGACGTAAGATCTTTTTCTCAGATGGTCCCATGTGTATCGAGATTGGCCATTGAGAAACAATTTCAAGAAGTGTACACAATCGCAAAATTCAAAGAGTTTCAAGAAGAGTTAACTGGAAAGATTTATTGCTCGATTGTGTCTACTGAAGAGGGACCGCTTGGTATAAG CTGTCACATGTTCGAGTTTAAGGGAATAATTTGTAGACATGCTGGCACAATATTGATCCAAAATGGTGTCAGATCCATTCCTGAGAGATATATATTACGGCGATGGAGGCGAGATGTTAGTAGATCCTACATGAGGGTGAAGATCAATTACAATGGTTGGATTAGTATGCCTAGCCAATTAAGATACGATCAACTGTGCAGTGCATTTGCCAAGGTAGCAGACAAGGTAGCAGACGACGAAGAACGAACTCGGGCAACTATGGAGTGGATCCAATCTCAATTGAATGCATTGAGCATATCCAATGCAAATCCAAGCTATGGTGGTAATATATATGCTCAACACAGTATGCAAGAACAAGTTCGTAGTTGTGGAGAGATAGCAACGGCTTCAAGCAAGCAAATAATGGATCCGATATGCTCTCAGAGAAAGGGAGCCCCTAGGAAGCTTCGCAGGAAGGGCCCATTGGAAACACGTACAAAGAAAGCTAAG CTAGTCTCTTGGAATGCTTCTCACGGAGTGCCTATGGTGCCGACCTCTAGCAAGGGTCATCCTT ATG GCCATGCATTTTCTGCTCTTGGAAGGAAAGAGTATGCTCTTCAGAACAAGCTGCTTTAG
- the LOC127787922 gene encoding taxane 13-alpha-hydroxylase-like — MAEEMPLIALAVITLVSVFFLFKFLKKGSNGSKNLPRGSLGWPLIGETLSFLQAQKEDRGHEWISERVSKYGKIFKTSLMGAQTVIIVGQAGNKFILGSDDEVLAAKQPWTASTIVGKNNVMELTGRRYRLIKGAMVSFLKPENLQNYVKQMDDAVTSLLLRETEEEDTIKTVVFMKKLTYNIACNILFGIRDEHTKQIFSDDFMLALKAVWSLPVNFPGTLYWKGMRARERIVSQLLPILEKRKEDLSKGVLSPTDDLISCLVALRDENGEAIKEEEVVDNIIFMMIASHDTSAILLSLMVWKMSRDKQTYNQILEEQMDIVRNRNGAEDQKLTWVDIQMMKHTWRVAQELMRMIPPVFGTFRKALKDTNFDGYDIPKGWQLLWVACETHMDKDIFGNPQEFDPNRFNKPSKPIPPYTYVPFGGGMHTCIGNEFARVETLTTIHRLVTMFEWSQIYPDEGFTRQPMPYPAMGLPIKVRPRSTPLL; from the exons ATGGCAGAAGAGATGCCCTTGATTGCCTTAGCCGTTATTACTTTGGTTTctgtgttttttcttttcaagtttCTCAAGAAAGGATCAAATGGATCCAAAAATCTCCCAAGAGGCTCTCTGGGTTGGCCTCTGATTGGCGAGACACTCAGCTTCCTTCAGGCCCAGAAGGAAGATCGCGGCCATGAATGGATCAGCGAGAGGGTGTCGAAATAtggtaaaatattcaaaacctCTCTAATGGGTGCCCAAACCGTGATTATCGTCGGCCAAGCGGGTAACAAGTTCATACTTGGCTCTGATGATGAAGTTCTTGCTGCCAAACAACCCTGGACGGCGTCCACCATTGTAGGAAAAAACAACGTCATGGAGCTCACCGGGCGAAG ATACAGATTAATAAAAGGAGCAATGGTAAGCTTCTTGAAGCCAGAAAACCTGCAGAACTACGTCAAACAGATGGACGATGCGGTCACCAGTCTATTACTAAGGGAAACAGAAGAGGAAGACACCATAAAAACTGTTGTTTTCATGAAGAAGCTCACTTATAACATTGCTTGTAACATCCTCTTCGGCATTCGGGATGAGCACACAAAGCAAATTttttccgatgatttcatgctTGCTCTGAAAGCAGTCTGGTCTCTTCCTGTGAATTTCCCAGGCACCCTTTACTGGAAAGGGATGCGAGCCAGAGAAAGGATCGTGAGCCAGCTTCTGCCCATTCTGGAGAAGAGAAAGGAGGATCTTTCAAAGGGGGTTTTAAGTCCGACGGACGACTTAATTTCATGCTTGGTGGCGTTAAGAGACGAAAATGGAGAAGCCATTAAAGAAGAGGAAGTTGTcgataatattattttcatgatgATTGCCAGCCACGACACTTCTGCCATTCTTCTGAGCTTGATGGTGTGGAAGATGTCTCGAGACAAGCAAACATACAATCAAATCCTAGAGG AACAAATGGACATAGTGAGGAACAGAAACGGGGCAGAAGATCAAAAGCTAACATGGGTTGACATACAAATGATGAAGCACACGTGGCGAGTTGCCCAGGAGTTGATGAGGATGATACCGCCTGTGTTTGGTACCTTTAGAAAAGCACTCAAAGACACTAACTTTGACGGCTATGACATCCCTAAAGGATGGCAG tTGTTATGGGTGGCCTGTGAAACTCACATGGACAAGGATATCTTTGGGAATCCACAAGAGTTTGATCCAAATCGTTTCAACAAGCCGTCTAAACCGATACCTCCCTACACTTACGTCCCATTCGGAGGAGGGATGCATACCTGCATAGGAAACGAGTTTGCAAGGGTTGAAACCCTGACCACCATCCATAGGCTGGTTACCATGTTCGAGTGGTCTCAGATTTATCCCGACGAAGGCTTCACTCGTCAGCCAATGCCTTATCCGGCGATGGGTCTTCCGATCAAGGTCCGCCCAAGATCTACTCCATTGTTATGA
- the LOC127790336 gene encoding transcription factor RF2b-like, which yields MQGQPSPNPYDNYNNNNTASNNASSQNASTLESPSLSAARAFVIMGFNPHHRRANSDGCFLQGSLGEMGSEDDFVSAFLDIQKLTTGDGGCGGYLMDHDGAGSNGGGSGGSGKIVRHRQPNSSLLEGLGERNEVKNAISTEKLAEIWAVDPKRVKRILANRQSAARSKERKARYIAELERRVQSLQTEATNLSAQLTIYQRDTTCLITENAQLKIRLQAMKQQAQLREALNEALKQEIDRFKIATGDKQTPSESFSSAAAQRVAYTPLNSPSTLQYSPLPSPSTLEPMSYSPTAAASPSPSTAANLFPIPRKSVPVLAQLGPFHNSGQSGCCTCPPNNVQAPPEQTDSVSRLQGLESSPPFSVSESSSTTQLQTP from the exons ATGCAAGGCCAACCAAGCCCCAACCCTTACGATAactataacaataataatacgGCTTCTAATAATGCTTCTTCTCAGAATGCTTCCACCCTCGAGTCGCCGTCGCTCTCTGCGGCTAGGGCCTTTGTGATAATGGGGTTCAACCCCCACCACCGGCGTGCAAACTCGGACGGCTGCTTTCTACAGGGAAGCCTGGGGGAGATGGGTTCGGAGGATGATTTCGTCTCCGCATTCCTCGACATCCAGAAGCTGACGACTGGGGACGGCGGCTGCGGCGGGTACTTGATGGATCATGATGGTGCTGGAAGCAATGGCGGCGGCAGTGGTGGGTCGGGGAAGATTGTGAGGCACCGACAACCAAATAGCAGCTTGTTAGAGGGTTTAGGGGAAAGGAATGAGGTGAAGAATGCAATCTCCACGGAAAAGTTGGCCGAGATTTGGGCCGTTGACCCCAAGCGAGTCAAGAG GATTTTGGCAAATAGGCAGTCCGCTGCGCGTTCGAAGGAGAGGAAGGCTCGCTATATAGCAGAACTTGAGCGAAGAGTTCAGTCCCTTCAAACAGAAGCAACCAATCTCTCTGCACAACTCACAATATACCAg AGAGACACAACATGTCTGATAACGGAAAATGCTCAGCTCAAAATCCGGTTACAGGCTATGAAGCAACAGGCACAGTTGCGCGAAG CTCTGAACGAAGCTCTGAAGCAGGAGATTGACAGGTTCAAGATAGCCACTGGAGATAAGCAAACTCCATCTGAATCCTTCAGCTCAGCAGCAGCACAGCGTGTGGCATACACCCCATTGAACTCCCCATCAACCCTGCAATACAGCCCCTTGCCTTCTCCATCAACCTTGGAACCCATGTCTTACAGCCCTACAGCTGCTGCCTCGCCCTCCCCATCTACGGCAGCTAACCTCTTCCCGATCCCAAGAAAATCAGTTCCAGTGCTCGCCCAGTTGGGGCCATTCCACAATTCCGGCCAGTCAGGTTGCTGCACTTGTCCGCCTAATAATGTCCAGGCTCCCCCTGAGCAAACTGACTCTGTTAGTCGCTTACAAGGGCTTGAGTCAAGCCCTCCATTTTCTGTCAGTGAAAGCAGCTCCACAACACAGCTGCAGACTCCCTGA